One Desulfovibrio fairfieldensis genomic window carries:
- a CDS encoding peptidase U32 family protein, producing the protein MSTQDIQPATPRKPEILAPAGDTPSFLAALAAGADAVYLGLKHFSARMQAENFGLTELSRLTDLAHAENARVYVAMNTLVKPGENAAAYRLAARLARQVRPDGLIIQDLAMLDLARQAGFEGGLFLSTLANLTHPEALTQAKALGANRVILPRELSIDEIRRMGEACPEGLDLECFIHGALCYCVSGRCYWSSYMGGKSGLRGRCVQPCRRIYRQGGAAAQALFRNAENEEREAARRDGKKARDGRSSRDVRPFERENRPSRQIRPPARGKEHSGRFFSCLDLSLDVLAKTLLDIPHLVSWKIEGRKKGPHYVYHVVTAYRMLRDNPGDSKARKTAEEILEMALGRPGSRARFLPQKNNVPTTPDGQTSSGLLAGKIRVEPDGRLVLKPHFELLPQDYLRIGVEDERWHATLPVTRRIPKAGSLILRLPKHKTPKAGTPVFLIDRREPELMRLLTSWQARLDALPGCPSKAVDSAPRLPRAVKPRARADMLLRASLPQGRETRGGRNQLLALWLSPRSAEISRTVAPRVAWWLPPVIWPEEEDGLRRMIARLWRDGARHFVCNAPWQRGFFPDALPKDADLLAGPFCNAANAPALGMLAGMGFTGAFVSPELAREDLLALPEQSPLPLGAVLSGFWPVGLSRFGLLGVKANEPFMSPKGEVFWARQYGGNVWIYPGWPLDLTAKRQELTAAGYGFFVHIQENPPAGLPEARRQGLFNWDGALL; encoded by the coding sequence ATGAGCACACAGGACATACAGCCCGCCACGCCGCGTAAGCCCGAAATTCTCGCCCCGGCCGGGGACACGCCCTCCTTTCTGGCCGCCCTGGCCGCCGGAGCCGACGCCGTCTATCTGGGCCTGAAACATTTTTCCGCCCGCATGCAGGCGGAAAACTTCGGCCTTACCGAATTGTCGCGGCTCACGGATCTGGCCCACGCCGAAAACGCGCGTGTCTACGTGGCCATGAACACCCTGGTCAAGCCCGGCGAAAACGCCGCCGCCTACCGTCTGGCCGCGCGCCTGGCCCGTCAGGTGCGTCCGGACGGCCTGATCATCCAGGATCTGGCCATGCTGGATCTGGCCCGGCAGGCCGGGTTCGAGGGCGGCCTGTTTCTATCCACCCTGGCCAATCTGACCCATCCCGAAGCGCTGACTCAGGCCAAAGCCCTGGGCGCGAACCGCGTCATCTTGCCGCGCGAGCTGTCCATCGACGAAATCCGGCGCATGGGCGAAGCCTGCCCCGAGGGCCTCGACCTGGAATGCTTCATCCACGGGGCCCTGTGCTACTGTGTGTCCGGGCGTTGCTACTGGTCCAGCTACATGGGCGGCAAAAGCGGCCTGCGAGGCCGCTGTGTGCAACCCTGCCGCCGCATCTACCGCCAGGGCGGCGCGGCGGCCCAGGCCCTTTTCCGCAATGCGGAAAACGAGGAGCGCGAAGCCGCCCGCCGCGACGGGAAAAAGGCGCGCGACGGCCGGTCCTCCCGCGACGTCCGCCCTTTCGAGCGCGAGAACAGGCCCTCCCGCCAGATACGCCCCCCGGCGCGCGGCAAGGAACACAGCGGGCGCTTTTTTTCCTGCCTGGATCTTTCCCTGGACGTGCTGGCCAAGACCCTGCTGGACATCCCGCACCTGGTATCCTGGAAAATTGAAGGCCGCAAAAAAGGCCCGCACTACGTCTACCATGTGGTCACGGCCTACCGCATGCTGCGGGACAACCCCGGCGACTCCAAGGCCCGCAAGACCGCCGAGGAAATTCTGGAAATGGCCCTGGGCCGCCCCGGCAGCCGGGCGCGCTTTCTGCCCCAGAAGAACAACGTGCCCACCACGCCCGACGGCCAGACCAGTTCGGGCCTGCTGGCGGGCAAAATCCGGGTGGAGCCCGACGGCCGCCTCGTGCTCAAGCCGCATTTCGAACTGCTGCCGCAGGATTATCTGCGCATAGGCGTTGAGGACGAGCGCTGGCACGCCACCCTGCCCGTGACCCGGCGCATTCCCAAGGCCGGAAGCCTGATCCTGCGCCTGCCCAAGCACAAGACGCCCAAGGCTGGCACGCCGGTCTTTCTTATCGACCGGCGCGAGCCTGAACTCATGCGCTTGCTCACGTCCTGGCAGGCGCGGCTGGACGCCCTGCCCGGCTGCCCCAGCAAGGCCGTGGACAGTGCCCCCCGCCTGCCCAGGGCCGTGAAGCCCAGGGCCAGGGCGGACATGCTGCTGCGCGCCAGCCTGCCCCAGGGCCGTGAAACGCGCGGCGGGCGCAATCAGCTGCTGGCTCTCTGGCTTTCGCCGCGCAGCGCGGAAATTTCGCGCACCGTGGCCCCGCGCGTGGCCTGGTGGCTGCCGCCCGTCATCTGGCCTGAAGAGGAAGACGGCCTGCGCCGCATGATCGCCCGCCTCTGGCGCGACGGCGCGCGGCATTTCGTCTGCAACGCGCCCTGGCAGCGCGGCTTTTTCCCGGATGCGCTGCCCAAGGACGCCGATCTGCTGGCCGGGCCCTTCTGCAATGCGGCCAACGCGCCCGCTCTGGGCATGCTGGCAGGCATGGGTTTCACCGGGGCTTTCGTCAGCCCGGAACTGGCCCGCGAGGACCTGCTGGCCCTGCCGGAACAGAGCCCCCTGCCCCTGGGCGCGGTGCTCAGCGGATTCTGGCCCGTGGGCCTCAGCCGTTTCGGCCTGCTGGGCGTCAAGGCCAACGAGCCGTTCATGAGTCCCAAGGGCGAGGTTTTCTGGGCTCGCCAGTACGGCGGCAATGTCTGGATCTATCCCGGCTGGCCCCTGGACCTCACGGCCAAGCGCCAGGAGCTGACGGCCGCGGGTTACGGCTTTTTCGTCCATATTCAGGAGAATCCGCCCGCCGGTCTGCCGGAGGCGCGGCGGCAGGGGTTGTTTAACTGGGACGGCGCCCTCCTTTAG
- a CDS encoding site-2 protease family protein: MLNIDFSQALHTLAIALVPALLGIILHEVAHGWVAERCGDPTARLMGRLTLNPLPHIDPMGLLVFGLTSLSGAFVFGWAKPVPVNARYFRHPARDMMLVALAGPLTNFLLAVLFGVTLRLVLAFFPFDAWQQHNFYIFVLSSLQAGVVINFGLGWLNLVPIPPLDGSKVVAYFLPGETAWRYLSMERYGFIILLLLLFTGALGYVLGPLVSGSARGLLSLLGLL, from the coding sequence ATGCTTAATATTGATTTTTCCCAAGCTCTCCACACGCTGGCCATCGCCCTGGTGCCCGCGCTGCTGGGCATCATCCTGCACGAAGTGGCCCACGGCTGGGTGGCCGAACGCTGCGGTGACCCCACGGCCCGCCTCATGGGCCGCCTGACCCTGAACCCCCTGCCGCATATTGATCCCATGGGGCTGCTGGTCTTCGGCCTGACCAGCCTTTCCGGCGCGTTTGTTTTCGGCTGGGCCAAGCCCGTGCCCGTAAACGCGCGCTATTTCCGCCATCCCGCCAGGGACATGATGCTGGTGGCTCTGGCCGGGCCGCTGACGAACTTCCTGCTGGCCGTGCTTTTCGGCGTGACCCTGCGCCTGGTGCTGGCCTTTTTCCCCTTTGACGCCTGGCAACAGCACAACTTCTACATTTTCGTCCTGTCTTCCCTCCAGGCCGGCGTGGTGATCAATTTCGGCCTGGGCTGGCTCAATCTGGTGCCTATTCCGCCGCTGGACGGCAGCAAGGTTGTGGCCTATTTTCTGCCCGGCGAAACGGCCTGGCGCTACCTGAGCATGGAGCGCTACGGTTTTATCATTCTTTTGCTGCTGCTGTTCACCGGAGCCCTGGGCTACGTGCTGGGGCCGCTGGTCAGCGGCAGCGCCAGAGGGCTTCTGTCCCTCCTGGGCTTATTGTAA
- a CDS encoding DUF4272 domain-containing protein — MHDFFAAIPTDKESLKQSLLAQIKVFTLCVGVVADKDMDDATFGAVMTVAGEGHGLIFLPPADLYTADGATVFNADGESDFDSWTVTAPAALLVPPKATASGEARKERSNKCLAAEGVPVCAALPPIVGDAAYLPRSVEEVAQRTLGILLTSVFAELVSSRGVEAARASIADLLEQYSARDFLSPGERAFISGPAPEGKSLADFTWRYECAWVGLWALGLVDTLAYPRAVCDVGGMAAMVRGCGDYPGFLRSCRLRAPSRILDEADRIYRYDWACADARVNGRDAPAGLDPGVVVERHRMFNWLIRYMDAAWDDVRTDT; from the coding sequence ATGCATGACTTCTTCGCCGCCATTCCCACGGACAAGGAAAGTCTGAAACAATCCCTGCTGGCTCAGATCAAGGTTTTCACGCTCTGTGTAGGCGTAGTGGCGGACAAGGATATGGACGACGCCACCTTCGGGGCCGTCATGACTGTCGCGGGCGAAGGGCACGGGCTGATTTTTCTGCCCCCGGCCGATCTGTATACCGCTGATGGCGCGACAGTCTTCAACGCCGACGGGGAATCGGATTTCGACTCCTGGACCGTCACCGCGCCCGCGGCCCTGCTTGTTCCGCCCAAGGCCACGGCATCGGGCGAAGCGCGCAAGGAGCGCAGCAACAAGTGCCTGGCTGCGGAGGGCGTGCCCGTCTGCGCCGCCCTGCCGCCCATTGTGGGCGATGCGGCCTATCTGCCGCGTTCCGTGGAGGAGGTGGCGCAGCGCACGCTGGGCATCCTCCTCACTTCGGTGTTTGCGGAGCTTGTTTCCAGTCGGGGCGTGGAGGCCGCGCGCGCGAGTATTGCGGATTTGCTTGAGCAGTACAGCGCCCGGGATTTTCTCAGCCCCGGGGAGCGGGCTTTCATCAGCGGCCCGGCCCCGGAGGGGAAGAGTCTCGCCGACTTCACCTGGCGCTATGAATGCGCCTGGGTCGGCCTGTGGGCCCTCGGTCTCGTGGATACGCTGGCCTATCCGAGGGCTGTCTGTGATGTCGGGGGCATGGCCGCCATGGTGCGTGGTTGCGGCGATTATCCGGGTTTTTTGCGGTCCTGCCGCCTGCGCGCGCCGTCGCGGATTCTGGACGAGGCGGACCGCATCTACCGCTATGACTGGGCCTGCGCGGACGCGCGGGTCAACGGCCGGGACGCTCCGGCCGGGCTTGATCCCGGCGTGGTCGTGGAACGGCACAGAATGTTCAACTGGCTCATCCGCTACATGGACGCCGCCTGGGATGACGTGCGTACGGACACGTAG
- a CDS encoding cobyrinate a,c-diamide synthase, translated as MIRSAPNRVPGLIVGGTGSNAGKTVTTLALLCALQARGLRVHAAKTGPDFIDTAFHAALTGAPAANLDVWMCRASRPNRAGEPLRRIPQGLARIFARMRAPGMDGRAPDILLVEGAMGLYDGGAGGSGCTAQLAALLGLPVLLVLNAHGLGQSVAALAEGFLRHRPAWSAGTGQPAFAGMICTHAGSEKHREILRQALAPLVADTDVPLLGLLPRDGAPRLESRHLGLVEARESLSGLDRGALAAWLETHCDLDELLCSLGAPLGNRPQTALQTTPSTVSAAGSTTAAAARFFPPRVRAGKNAGPAARQVRPLLGVARDAAFSFCYADLPALLQELGADLAFFSPLSDAAPPPGCCGLYFPGGYPELHAAQLAANTAMRAALRDMAAQGLPIYGECGGYIYLMRELRLEGQGHAMSGLLPLDCRMGDRLAALGYRAAQTLPGWPANVDIPAGIIRVRGHEFHYGRLTQTELPPGCAPLWQLSDSKGAPLGPEGCRRGCVAGSWLHLYPEGARNFWRAWLAALPASGILAGKP; from the coding sequence ATGATCCGCTCCGCCCCGAACCGCGTTCCCGGCCTCATCGTGGGCGGAACCGGCAGCAACGCCGGTAAAACCGTCACCACCCTGGCCCTGCTCTGCGCCCTGCAGGCCAGGGGCCTGCGGGTCCATGCCGCCAAGACCGGCCCGGACTTCATCGACACCGCCTTTCACGCCGCGTTGACCGGCGCGCCCGCCGCCAACCTGGACGTCTGGATGTGCCGCGCGTCCCGGCCGAACCGCGCGGGAGAGCCGTTGCGCCGCATCCCCCAGGGGCTGGCCCGGATCTTTGCCCGCATGCGGGCCCCCGGAATGGACGGCCGGGCCCCGGATATTCTGCTGGTGGAGGGGGCCATGGGCCTCTACGACGGCGGCGCTGGAGGCTCCGGCTGCACGGCCCAGTTGGCGGCCCTGCTGGGCCTGCCCGTGCTGCTGGTGCTCAATGCCCACGGCCTGGGCCAGTCCGTGGCCGCCCTGGCGGAAGGCTTTCTGCGCCATCGCCCGGCCTGGAGCGCAGGCACGGGACAACCCGCCTTTGCCGGAATGATCTGCACCCACGCGGGCAGCGAAAAGCACAGGGAAATTCTACGCCAGGCCCTGGCCCCATTGGTTGCGGATACGGATGTGCCCCTGCTGGGCCTTTTACCGCGCGACGGCGCGCCGAGGCTGGAATCCCGCCATCTGGGCCTGGTGGAGGCGCGCGAATCCCTGTCCGGCCTGGACCGGGGCGCGCTGGCCGCCTGGCTGGAAACGCATTGCGATCTGGACGAGCTATTGTGTAGCCTGGGCGCGCCCTTGGGCAACAGGCCCCAAACCGCCCTCCAAACAACGCCATCGACCGTTTCCGCCGCTGGGAGCACAACGGCCGCAGCAGCCCGCTTTTTTCCGCCCCGCGTCCGCGCCGGGAAAAACGCGGGCCCTGCCGCACGACAAGTCCGGCCTCTGCTGGGCGTGGCACGAGACGCGGCCTTCAGCTTCTGCTATGCGGATCTGCCCGCCCTGCTGCAGGAACTGGGCGCGGACCTGGCTTTTTTCTCGCCGCTCAGTGATGCCGCGCCGCCGCCAGGCTGTTGCGGACTCTATTTTCCCGGCGGCTACCCCGAGCTGCATGCCGCCCAGCTGGCCGCCAATACCGCCATGCGCGCGGCCCTGCGAGACATGGCGGCCCAAGGCCTGCCCATCTACGGCGAATGCGGGGGCTACATCTACCTGATGCGCGAACTGCGTCTGGAGGGACAAGGCCACGCCATGAGCGGCCTGCTGCCGCTGGATTGCCGCATGGGCGACCGGCTGGCGGCGCTGGGTTACCGTGCGGCCCAGACCCTGCCCGGCTGGCCCGCCAATGTCGATATCCCGGCCGGCATCATACGGGTGCGCGGCCATGAGTTTCACTATGGCCGCCTGACTCAAACGGAACTGCCGCCCGGCTGCGCGCCCCTCTGGCAGCTGAGCGACAGCAAGGGCGCGCCCCTGGGACCGGAAGGCTGCCGCCGGGGTTGTGTGGCCGGTTCCTGGCTGCATCTCTACCCGGAAGGCGCGCGGAACTTCTGGCGGGCCTGGCTCGCCGCCCTGCCCGCGTCCGGCATTCTAGCCGGTAAGCCCTGA
- the ruvX gene encoding Holliday junction resolvase RuvX, which translates to MKYVGIDYGLARTGLAVSDPEGRLAFPLVTLRLEEYPNRKDFLAALAARITAEEAEAVVMGLPLLDDGTDSLTTRQVRNVTERLKRRVDLPVFYMPELLSSEEAWSDLRDAGLTARKRKAVLDQQAAVRILASFLALPPEQRRPA; encoded by the coding sequence TTGAAATACGTGGGCATCGATTACGGTCTGGCCCGCACGGGTCTGGCCGTGTCCGACCCGGAAGGGCGGCTGGCCTTTCCCCTGGTCACCCTGCGCCTTGAGGAATACCCAAACCGTAAGGACTTCCTGGCGGCCCTGGCCGCCAGAATCACTGCGGAAGAGGCAGAAGCCGTGGTCATGGGCCTGCCCCTGCTGGACGACGGCACGGACAGCCTGACCACCCGCCAGGTGCGCAATGTTACCGAGCGCCTCAAACGCCGGGTGGACCTGCCAGTCTTTTACATGCCCGAGCTGCTGAGTTCCGAAGAGGCTTGGTCCGACCTGCGCGACGCCGGGCTCACGGCCCGCAAACGCAAGGCCGTGCTGGACCAGCAGGCGGCGGTGCGCATCCTCGCTTCTTTTCTGGCGCTGCCCCCCGAACAACGGAGACCGGCATGA
- a CDS encoding precorrin-8X methylmutase gives MPTVELDPACTPQEIEARSFAIIDAEIPEPRPFSGGLWEVARRCVHTLGDTEIVADLRLSRDGLAAGVAALRRGCTVYTDTRMAAAGLPLRRLTPLGVTVTPLMGLPGLEEISRRRGVTRSRAGIEMIADRLAGQIMVIGNAPTALLALLEALNQGAPAPALVVGMPVGFVNAAQSKELLRQSPWPHFTLLGRKGGSAVAAACVNALAELALAKNA, from the coding sequence ATGCCTACCGTAGAACTGGACCCGGCCTGCACGCCGCAGGAAATTGAAGCCCGCTCCTTTGCCATTATCGACGCGGAAATTCCCGAACCGCGTCCCTTCAGCGGCGGGCTCTGGGAGGTGGCCCGGCGTTGCGTGCACACCTTGGGCGATACGGAGATCGTTGCGGATTTGCGCTTGAGCCGGGACGGCCTTGCGGCGGGCGTGGCGGCTTTGCGCCGGGGCTGCACGGTCTATACGGACACGCGCATGGCCGCCGCCGGGCTGCCTCTGCGCCGCCTGACCCCTCTGGGCGTCACGGTGACGCCGCTCATGGGACTGCCGGGACTGGAAGAGATCTCCCGCCGCCGGGGCGTCACGCGTTCCCGCGCGGGAATCGAGATGATCGCGGACAGGCTGGCCGGGCAGATCATGGTCATCGGCAATGCGCCCACGGCCCTGCTGGCCCTGTTGGAGGCGCTGAACCAAGGCGCGCCCGCGCCCGCCCTGGTTGTGGGCATGCCTGTGGGATTTGTGAACGCGGCCCAGTCCAAGGAACTGTTGCGGCAAAGCCCCTGGCCGCATTTCACTTTGCTGGGCCGCAAGGGAGGTTCGGCCGTGGCCGCCGCCTGCGTCAACGCGCTGGCGGAACTGGCCCTGGCGAAGAACGCCTGA
- a CDS encoding tRNA1(Val) (adenine(37)-N6)-methyltransferase, protein MNEQESISAARAAFPRGLEQPGGALRFGLDALLLAAFAARHCEERRARLSQATAQTLRLSVAELGCGCGAALLALALRCPEVSGQGLEREESLLAAARRNAVALGLEQRLRFLHTDLAELRPESERKLAPDLVLANPPYGLPGRGRMSPSAMRERALRDADALRVFCRAAARLLPYRGHFFCIFEARSLSRLCAALGEARLGLRRIVPVRPNSHSPATRLLVEARKDAAAELRLEAPLTLHRKQSRQAARAVPFWTSRALAFCPWLTATT, encoded by the coding sequence ATGAACGAGCAAGAAAGCATCAGCGCGGCTCGCGCCGCTTTTCCGCGCGGGTTGGAGCAGCCCGGCGGGGCTCTGCGCTTCGGGCTGGACGCGCTCTTGCTGGCGGCCTTCGCGGCCCGGCATTGCGAGGAACGCCGCGCCCGCCTCTCCCAAGCGACAGCCCAAACCTTGCGCCTGTCCGTTGCGGAACTGGGTTGCGGTTGCGGAGCGGCCCTGCTGGCCCTGGCCCTGCGCTGCCCCGAAGTAAGCGGCCAGGGACTGGAGCGGGAAGAAAGCCTGCTGGCGGCTGCCCGGCGTAATGCCGTTGCCCTGGGCCTGGAGCAGCGCCTGCGCTTTCTGCATACGGACCTTGCGGAGTTGCGGCCCGAATCGGAAAGAAAGCTCGCGCCGGACCTGGTGCTGGCCAACCCGCCCTACGGCTTGCCGGGGCGGGGCAGAATGTCGCCCTCGGCCATGCGGGAGCGCGCGCTGCGCGACGCCGACGCTCTGCGCGTTTTCTGCCGTGCCGCCGCCCGGCTTCTGCCCTATCGGGGACATTTTTTCTGCATTTTCGAGGCCCGTTCCCTGTCCCGGCTCTGCGCCGCGCTCGGCGAAGCCCGCCTGGGCCTGCGCCGCATCGTTCCCGTGCGGCCCAACAGCCACAGCCCGGCCACGCGCCTGTTGGTGGAGGCCCGCAAGGACGCCGCCGCCGAGCTGCGCCTGGAAGCTCCGCTGACCCTACACCGCAAACAATCGCGCCAAGCCGCGCGGGCCGTGCCTTTCTGGACTTCGCGGGCTCTGGCTTTCTGCCCTTGGCTGACCGCCACAACATGA
- the mltG gene encoding endolytic transglycosylase MltG: MKTMLRIVGLLFVLALAACGWLWYEAQVFLNSAPETPGREIFFDVTPGARLGQVSAALAEKGLVTDARKFSLLARYKQWENRLQAGRFALNSGWTPEQVLDALVNGKPVLFRITVPEGLTWWQTGRLLEEAGLVRFADFRDVVTDPDFLRHYGIPFATAEGFLMPDTYLLKKTDEPDDAQFKAQARAVAGRMVDNFWRKTAAVWPGKARPKPDDLKKWVILASVVEKETAIDAERPRVAGVYRNRLARQMLLQADPTVIYGMGPAFDGNLRRKDLDDPNNPYNTYQRPGLPPGPICSFGTAALASAVNPEAHDFLYFVAKTDGGEHVFSTTLTEHNRAVRQYLQNRRGGR, encoded by the coding sequence ATGAAAACCATGCTGCGCATAGTGGGCCTGCTGTTTGTGCTCGCCCTGGCGGCCTGCGGCTGGCTGTGGTACGAAGCCCAGGTCTTTCTGAACAGCGCGCCCGAAACGCCGGGCCGCGAAATCTTTTTCGACGTGACGCCCGGCGCGCGCCTGGGGCAGGTTTCCGCCGCTCTGGCCGAAAAGGGCCTGGTTACCGATGCCCGCAAGTTCAGCCTGCTGGCCCGCTACAAACAATGGGAAAACCGTCTCCAGGCCGGGCGCTTCGCCCTGAACAGCGGCTGGACGCCCGAGCAGGTCTTGGACGCCCTGGTCAACGGCAAGCCCGTGCTTTTCCGTATCACGGTGCCCGAAGGTCTGACATGGTGGCAGACCGGCCGCCTGCTGGAAGAGGCCGGGCTGGTCCGCTTCGCGGATTTCCGGGACGTGGTCACGGACCCGGATTTTCTGCGCCATTACGGCATTCCCTTTGCCACGGCCGAGGGTTTTCTGATGCCCGACACCTATCTGCTCAAAAAAACCGACGAGCCGGACGACGCGCAGTTCAAGGCCCAGGCCCGCGCCGTGGCGGGCCGCATGGTGGACAATTTCTGGCGCAAAACCGCCGCCGTCTGGCCCGGCAAGGCCAGGCCCAAGCCCGACGATCTCAAAAAATGGGTGATTCTGGCCTCCGTGGTGGAAAAGGAAACCGCCATCGACGCGGAGCGGCCCCGTGTGGCCGGGGTGTACCGGAACCGCCTGGCCCGGCAGATGCTGCTCCAGGCCGATCCCACGGTGATCTACGGCATGGGACCGGCCTTTGACGGCAATCTGCGCCGCAAAGACCTGGACGATCCGAACAACCCTTACAATACCTATCAGCGGCCCGGCCTGCCGCCGGGGCCCATCTGCTCCTTCGGCACGGCGGCCCTGGCCTCGGCCGTCAATCCGGAAGCCCACGATTTTCTGTACTTTGTGGCCAAGACTGACGGCGGCGAGCACGTCTTTTCCACCACACTCACGGAACACAATCGCGCCGTGCGCCAGTATTTGCAAAACCGGCGCGGCGGGCGTTAA
- a CDS encoding NAD-dependent epimerase — protein MHVLVTGAAGFIGYHLARRLLADGHTVVGIDNCNDYYDVRLKKDRLAGLQALPEAPARFRFELLDLADGGGMAELFRRERFSHVVNLAAQAGVRYSLQNPASYVNSNLAGFGNLLEGCRHNGVEHLLFASSSSVYGLNAARPYSVHHNVDHPVSLYAATKKSNELMAHAYSHLYRLPCTGLRFFTVYGPWGRPDMALHLFTTAIVRGEAIKVFNEGRMRRDFTYIDDIVEGVVRLLPLIPAPDPAFDAAAPDPASSSAPWRIYNIGNNQTVELNEFIAVLEEALGRTARKELLPMQPGDVEATWADIDALTAATGFAPVTPLREGIARFVDWYKEYYKI, from the coding sequence ATGCATGTTCTGGTAACCGGCGCTGCCGGCTTCATCGGCTATCATCTGGCCCGGCGGCTGCTGGCTGACGGGCACACTGTGGTAGGCATCGACAATTGCAACGACTACTATGACGTGCGGTTGAAAAAGGACCGGCTGGCCGGCCTGCAAGCCCTGCCCGAGGCCCCCGCCCGCTTTCGCTTCGAGCTTCTGGACCTGGCCGACGGCGGGGGCATGGCCGAACTTTTCCGGCGCGAGCGTTTCAGCCACGTGGTCAATCTGGCGGCCCAGGCCGGTGTGCGCTACAGCCTGCAAAATCCCGCTTCCTACGTCAATTCCAATCTGGCGGGCTTCGGCAATCTGCTGGAAGGCTGCCGCCACAACGGGGTGGAACATCTGCTCTTCGCCTCCTCCTCCTCGGTCTACGGCCTCAACGCCGCCCGCCCCTATTCCGTGCACCATAACGTGGACCATCCGGTGAGCCTGTACGCGGCCACCAAGAAGAGCAACGAACTCATGGCCCATGCCTACAGCCACCTCTACCGCCTGCCCTGCACGGGCCTGCGCTTTTTCACGGTCTACGGCCCCTGGGGCCGCCCGGACATGGCCCTGCATCTCTTTACCACGGCCATTGTGCGGGGCGAAGCCATCAAGGTCTTCAACGAGGGCCGCATGCGCCGCGACTTCACCTATATCGACGACATCGTGGAAGGCGTGGTCCGCCTGCTGCCCCTGATTCCCGCGCCCGACCCGGCCTTCGACGCCGCCGCGCCCGACCCGGCCTCCAGTTCCGCGCCCTGGCGCATCTATAATATCGGCAATAACCAGACTGTGGAACTCAACGAGTTCATCGCCGTACTGGAAGAGGCCCTGGGCAGGACCGCCCGCAAGGAGCTGCTGCCCATGCAGCCCGGCGACGTGGAAGCCACCTGGGCCGACATCGACGCCCTGACCGCCGCCACCGGCTTTGCCCCCGTGACCCCACTGCGCGAGGGCATCGCCCGCTTTGTGGACTGGTACAAAGAGTATTACAAGATATGA
- a CDS encoding class I SAM-dependent methyltransferase, whose translation MKIFSCALAARERLATLALNLGRQTLEGMAPSLRPALLLDRFGRAEAFMGQWARAPRSVGALCPSGVHLARRMAAMLPPGDGLVVELGAGTGAVTRALRACVAPERLLVLERLPAFCRVLRNRFPELTVIRGDATRLADYLPANRPVAAVVSSLPLLSLPAPVQQAIVEQMRAATARSGCIIQFTYALWGCSPLVRAGCRREKRGLVLRNLPPAKVERFRSF comes from the coding sequence ATGAAGATATTTTCCTGCGCGCTTGCGGCACGGGAGCGTTTGGCGACTCTGGCCCTGAACCTGGGACGGCAGACCCTGGAAGGGATGGCCCCTTCTCTGCGCCCGGCCCTTCTGCTGGATCGCTTTGGGCGGGCGGAGGCCTTTATGGGACAGTGGGCACGCGCGCCGCGCAGCGTGGGAGCGCTTTGCCCCAGCGGCGTCCATCTGGCCCGGCGCATGGCCGCCATGCTGCCGCCTGGCGACGGCCTGGTGGTGGAACTGGGCGCGGGCACCGGCGCGGTGACTCGGGCGCTGCGGGCCTGTGTGGCTCCCGAGCGCCTGCTCGTGCTGGAACGTCTGCCCGCGTTCTGCCGCGTCCTGCGGAACCGTTTTCCCGAACTGACCGTCATCCGGGGCGACGCGACGCGCTTGGCCGATTATCTGCCCGCAAACCGGCCCGTGGCTGCCGTGGTCTCCTCCTTGCCCCTGCTCAGCCTGCCCGCGCCCGTGCAACAGGCCATTGTGGAGCAGATGCGCGCGGCCACGGCCCGCAGCGGCTGCATCATCCAGTTCACCTATGCGCTCTGGGGCTGTTCGCCCCTGGTCCGCGCGGGCTGCCGCCGCGAAAAACGCGGTTTGGTCCTGCGCAACCTGCCGCCCGCCAAGGTGGAGCGCTTCCGTTCTTTCTAG